agtatgataatatgatacccatatgtaaaaaaattacagaaaaattatgataatgagatgataatgtaaagataatagtatgataatatgatacttgtatgaaaaaaataattacaaaaaattatgataacgagatgataatgtgaagataatagtatgataatatgatacatgtatgaaaaaaacaattacaaaaaaaattatgataataagatgataaggtgaagataatagtatgataatatgaccttattatacttcattatcatactattttcttcacattatcatctcgttatcataatttttatgtaatttttttcatatatatattatattatcataatgttatcataattttattattatgttgttgtcataacattatcatttaggtacaataatacattatcatcttgGTATCATATgagtatattatgataacgagatgataatacagtgataacaatatgataatcaatttttttttgaaaatcattcttaatgcagtgttatgataacaacatgataatacagtgatactcatatgataatcagagactcttttttttataatttttttttctacagtgttatgataatcatatgataatcaaatgctgttttttgcagaaaatcgttttttcatcataatatcgttttttcaattagatttttagatctaaaattgaaaaaaaaaattagagtaatttatttatatctgaatgttaaaaaatcgcaataatcatcatgaattaaagaaaaaataaaaagaaattaataatgcAGCGACGGTGGAGCAatgaagaaacggcggcgaagcgATGAAAGAGCggcgaaaaaagaaaaatggagaagaaaaaaagaaataaagaagaagaaaaaaattgacgaagaaaaaaaaaacacagaagaagaagaagaagaagaagaagaagaagaagaagaagaagaagaagaagaagagagaggagagaaaaaaagagagggaaagtAAAAATATGACAGCTGTTACataaaatacttaaaataaaaaattaatagaaagtaggtataattataatataaacatactctagagtaaaaaaataaaatcattagaattatgaggtattttctctattttttccttattgaggtaggaaatcaaattattttataaaatatagtatTATCCCAATCTTCTCCAAATTTAGTGGGCGCGTTAACcttttgttcaaaaaaattttaaaagtggacaactctattgtgATACCTACttttataaagttttttttatcgaaTAACGCCGTTTTcggaataaaaaatatatcttatttcagtaaaaactataattaatcaaaaaatttaaataaaataatacatttcaaccattaatttatacattaaaccttaattgaaaactaaaaccTAATTGATGTTGATATTTTTCAATCATATATTGGTGGATCATCAAGTCAAACAAAGTTCTTGAGACAATAACAATAGCAAAACAAGAAGATGAAATCCACCAAAAAAATTGCCAATCCAAATGGCTTTATCAATTTGCCAATCcccaaaatcaaaatcataatcaaCTTTACCCACATGGGTACATGGCTTTCCTTCCTCAATTCCATATGTAATGACCCTACACAAAAACATGCATTTTCAAACAAACctacaaaaacaaatcaaatctttCAATAAAACCCAAATTATACAACAAATGTAATTAATAGAGCATAATACTACACTTAGATGTAAgcttcggtcggttcggttcgattttaaaTCAACTGAAATTGATCGTGTTGAAATTTTCCAAATCTTCGATCAAACCGTAATTCTTTTtattcaaacattaaaaaaaattgaccaaAATTTCCAATCGGTTTAATTTTTCGATTTGGTTCGATTTCTGCTCAGCTCAGGTAGAACTTCACTACTCAACATATAATCCCGTTATTTGAAGCAAATTTCTCTTTCTCCATCACTCTCTCATTCTTTATGAAAAAGTTATATTCTTCTGGAAATAGCAAcaccaaaaaaagaaaagaaaaaaagtagaCTAGAATGTTTTATTCTTTTGATCTAAACTAAGTTTTACTACTTCACTCTCTTGCAAAAACAGAGCAAAAAACAGAGCAAAAACAGAGGAAATATGGGAGGGGTAACCTCATCAATGGCAGCAAAGTTTGCATTTTTCCCACCGAACCCACCAACTTACAAGGTGGTAACAGATGAAATTACAAGTCTTTTGCTGTTAAACCCATTCCCACACCGTGAAAATGTAGAAATCTTGAAGCTGCCAACCCGAAAAGGAACTGAGATAGTTGCTATGTATATTAGGCATCCTATGGCTACTTCTACTCTTCTTTACTCTCATGGTAACGCCGCCGATCTGGGTCAGATGTATGAGCTTTTCATCGAATTAAGCATCCATTTGAGAGTTAATCTCATGgggtaaagttttttttttgtttgttattgttTTGTGCAACTTTTTAGTTGAGTGTGATTGTTATGTAGTTTAGGCATCTGGGTGTTTGTTGTTTATATGATTTCTGATGTTATAGTTGCTTCTTTGGATTAGTTAACTATAAATTTGATGGGTGTTTTCTGGTTGACACTTTGGCATGACTCTATTTTTGGTTGGTTTGGTGATGGGTTAGTTTAGTTGGGTTAATTGTTATTGATTTGTCTGATGTGTTGGCATGCAGAGTTAGAATTCAAGTTTGTACAATCTTGATTCTGCAGAAAATTGTGTTGCTTTACATGAAGATGGGATGAGCTATAATTGTTGTATTTGAGACCCCATTCTGCATCTCCTCAATGTTTTCATTGTATATCAGTGTAGTTTTGTTCTGTACTAATTGCTAGTGGCTTCAGTAGTGTTGCTTGATGAATTGGCTCCTACAGAATTATGGTCATGCCTAAGATATTTAGCCTGGTATCTATCTAGAGAAGAATGCTCAAAACAGCCTAAGCACAATTTTTTTGACCCATTCATGTTTCTTAAGTTGTAACTGTATTAATAACTCATCATTTTCCCTGGTTTTATCCAGTTTTTATGGTCCATgagtttgagttttttttcttctggaTGAACTAGCTATCTGCGCTGTTGAAGTAAAGCCCCATAGGCATACTTTTTTTGTTAATTCATCTTTGCAATCAGAAGCATTTTCATAGTTTAGAATTCTCATatgaattttcaaatttttgcagGTATGACTACTCCGGATATGGACAATCTTCTGGAAAGGTTTGCTTCATAAATTCTGtgaaaatcaattaaaagaaaaacattttttttctgaATTCTATGCATATTTCAGCCTCCACCATCTCATATTTGATGtgtgtttatattttattaattaatgcgTTTGATACATAATCGGAGTGTCATCAACTTTATGATGATTGCGGAAGAAAATTGCAAGTTTCATCTAAAAGTCTGATTCCTCTGTTGCAGCCAAGTGAACAGAATACTTATGCAGATATTGAAGCTGTATATAAGTGTCTTGAAGAAAGTTATGGCACCAAGCAAGAAGATATTATACTTTACGGGCAATCTGTCGGCAGTGGCCCCACCTTAGATCTCGCTGCCCGATTGCCTCAGCTACGAGCTGTTGTTCTGCATAGTCCCATACTCTCAGGCTTAAGAGTCATGTATCCTACCAAGCGTACATACTGGTTTGACATTTATAAGGTAATATTTTTATGAGTATTTTCTCCTGTTACTCAAGTCATGACTAAATAATTTTAGTTCTCAACGTAATGAGCTTGTTGTTTTGTCTCGTTTTCTGTCTGCAGAATATTGACAAAATTCCACTAGTTGATTGTCCTGTTCTTATAATTCATGTGAGTATACTACTTCAAATTCCCGTTAGAACTTCTTAAGCTATTTTAACTATATTTTCAGTTATATCTGTTTATATAATATTCCTACATGTTCATTCTATTGGGTCACAATAAAATTAGCATAATTGGCAAAATGTCACTAGTTAATTACTAAAATCCATCAGAGTACATGACGTGAAAAAGAAGAAGCACATAAACAACATCCTAAgctctttgttttgttttctaatttgTTGTTCGATAATAGATATATAAACTTATATTATATGCTTGTATGGGCCTTTGTGTCACAAGACAACTGGCATACAATGAACTTGGTTGACCTCCTCCAAAAGCTTATCTTTTTCGCATGTGCACTTTTCCTAATTTCCCAAATATtctatttatttcatttatatcAGAAATTCAGTGCTATGAATTTGCTCAAGAATGAGTAGTGCAGTCCGGAAAGCATGTTGAAGTTCTGGCACATTAGATGTTTAGCTCATCTAAGGCCTTTTTTACATTTCAAAGTTTCTTCACATTTTGTGGCTTGATTCCTAATTTtgaagatttaaatttttatacttCCACGTTCTGCCACATTCAATTATTGACTTAGTTTCATACAATTGAGCTTGTTAGAGAGCACAATTACCATATAGTTCTTGATAAAGCTGACATGGTTGTGTCTGCATTGGTCGTTTGCCCCTTGCGAGCATCCTTAATCTAAGCAAGATTACAGTTTTCACATGTTTATGGCTTATTATCTTGCCTGGTTCAAGGGTTTCACATCTAATATATCGAGCCtttataattttctaaattGTCCTGATGCATAGGAGTTAACCGTATATTTGAGTAAATATGTCAAATTGTTTAAGGAGCAATAGAATTGAATTGGCAAGCATGAGAGCTGTTTATCCAGTAAATAGGATTAAAATGTAAAGGATTATTCTGTGAGTATATATGTGGTGAAAATTGGCAAGCCAAATGGACCCATGGGTATGCTACTCCACATTCCTATGCCTTTTGTTTGCACTCACAGCAGGGATAATGCTGTCTGCTGACATCACTGCTATTTTTCACTACTGTGGAGAATGGAGATGCAAACAAATGCATCTCAGGCAGATCTTGTCCTGTCTAAACTCTTCATATTTGATTTCGTTTTTGTGTTTATCTGgtcaataaattaattattgcaTCAGGATAATTTGAATCCTTCCAATTCTGCTTCTTTTTTCCTGCATTGTAGTACTATTCTCTAAAATGGAAATATCTTTTTGGTTGCACTTTCTCATAGGAATAGTCAGATTGTGGGCTCCCGCTAGCACCCTTCGCAACTGATGGCCAACCTGCTTGTGGTTTTATGCCATAATTTGTAACCTAGACTTAACGATTCGCGAAAAAATTAGGAACAATGTCCAACTATGCATAGAATATGATTCTGCTTTGCTAGTTTTGAGGGTCATGGATCTAACAGTGTCTTCTAACAGATTATTATCGATGAAGTAGAGAAGTAGAACATGTGTTGGCTTCTTTTCGAGAGTGCTAATCTTTGTTCTTCGAGTGTATGATAATTAGCAGCAAAGGGACTTTCTTTAGCATTTCAAAATCAATTGCAAGATGCCCTTAAAGAATAATTTTAATCGTCTGTTTGTTTCTATATTTGAATCTTTTATATTGATGCGTAGGGAACTTCAGATGAAGTTGTCGATTGCTCCCATGGTAAACAACTCTGGGACCTCTGTAAAGAGAAGTACGAACCACTCTGGCTCAAAGGAGGCAACCATTGCGACTTAGAGCACTTTCCGGAGTATATCAGGCATTTGAAGAAGTTTGTATCTACTGTTGAGAAATCAAATTCTCAAAGATACAAGTCAAGGAGAAGCACAGACCAGTTTGAACAATCCCGTAAGAGTACAGATATATTCGAGGTTTCGAGGAAAAGTACAGACCGGAGGGACAAACCAAGGCATAGTACCGACAGGCATGAGAAATCGAAAACTCAGTCCGACAAGCTAGAAAAGCTCAAAAATCCGTCCAATAATGCCGAGAAGCTAGAAAAATTCCGGTTGTCTTTCGATCAACTAGAAAGATCTCGTAGAAGTGTTGATAGCCATGAGAAGTCTCGGAAAAGCATGGAACACCAACTTGAAAGAGCACGGAAAAGTGTAGACAGGTTGGAAAGAATACGAACtggttaatatttaattaccaATTGCACAAATATATGCAGGGGTTTGGTGTTGTGGGCAATTTTTTGGGTTTCTTGTCTAATTTATATGGTTTTCTGGCAGTGTAATTGGCTTGTGTTATTTCTATAGTAACTAAGGCATGAAATGAGAAAAGGTTTGCTGTTATATTGGTTCATAACTCTTCCATGTTTCATCATTGCCATTGTGCTTAATGCTTGGATCAGGAATCAAATTGTTAATTGAATACGGATTGAAGACACCGGATTTTCTTCCTCTGATCATTAGACCCGCTTTAGTTTACCGGCAGTCTAAAGTTCTAGATAAATCTGACTTTTTTTGGCTCGAGTCTGTATTAATCTAATAATAtgcattttcatatttttaaagcaATAATTTGCATTAAGCATCGTTCCATGAATAATCAGAATGTTTTCTTGGACATCATTCAATACATTTTGCATATTGCTTCACAAAATTTGAAGGCCTGTCAAATTGAAGATTATTATTCATTCTACATGTTACAAACTAAATGCgtataaaatgatttttcaCCGTTCATGAACAATTAAAGCAAAACTCTAGAGGACCGTGGCAGAACTGATAAACTACCTTCGTCACCAACATCCTTGAAGCTCCCTAATGTAGTGCAGTTCAGTTTCAGGCATGGTAGCACAAAACTTATCATCGcgaacaagaaaaacaaaataaaaatattctacCAAGCCTGTTCTTCTAGGCATGATGCATAGGAAAGGGCTCTAT
This window of the Mercurialis annua linkage group LG5, ddMerAnnu1.2, whole genome shotgun sequence genome carries:
- the LOC126681248 gene encoding uncharacterized protein LOC126681248 → MGGVTSSMAAKFAFFPPNPPTYKVVTDEITSLLLLNPFPHRENVEILKLPTRKGTEIVAMYIRHPMATSTLLYSHGNAADLGQMYELFIELSIHLRVNLMGYDYSGYGQSSGKPSEQNTYADIEAVYKCLEESYGTKQEDIILYGQSVGSGPTLDLAARLPQLRAVVLHSPILSGLRVMYPTKRTYWFDIYKNIDKIPLVDCPVLIIHGTSDEVVDCSHGKQLWDLCKEKYEPLWLKGGNHCDLEHFPEYIRHLKKFVSTVEKSNSQRYKSRRSTDQFEQSRKSTDIFEVSRKSTDRRDKPRHSTDRHEKSKTQSDKLEKLKNPSNNAEKLEKFRLSFDQLERSRRSVDSHEKSRKSMEHQLERARKSVDRLERIRTG